In uncultured Bacteroides sp., the following proteins share a genomic window:
- a CDS encoding DUF4922 domain-containing protein — MKRIITSAQVQNLLQEQLNEWELARNNYEALKQVRVKELTFDGFKISVQFNPARIVSSSAKVDSKSIQERKCFLCEQNRPAVQKGIPFGDNYVVLINPFPIFPKHLTIPACEHVDQLIINRFGDMLDLAYNLDEFTVFYNGPKCGASAPDHVHFQAGSKGFLPIEKEWRMFADSEALEYQSAKLFLLNSYLRGTLVIESESKDSAVNLFEQIYSSLEVKPGEGEPMMNILAWFESDKWVICIFPRTLHRPSCYTAQGDENILISPASVDMGGVFITPLEKDFEKVSAQNICDILQEVCMDETMLQEIVERLKTTL; from the coding sequence ATGAAAAGAATAATCACATCTGCACAAGTACAGAATCTGCTTCAGGAACAACTGAATGAGTGGGAACTTGCAAGGAATAATTATGAAGCACTGAAACAGGTCAGAGTAAAAGAACTAACTTTTGACGGGTTTAAGATTTCTGTTCAGTTTAATCCTGCCCGTATTGTCTCCTCTTCAGCCAAAGTTGATTCAAAGTCGATACAGGAACGGAAGTGTTTTCTCTGTGAACAAAATCGTCCGGCCGTACAGAAAGGAATTCCTTTTGGAGATAATTATGTGGTGCTGATAAATCCGTTCCCTATTTTTCCAAAGCATCTGACTATTCCTGCTTGCGAACATGTTGACCAACTGATTATTAACCGATTTGGAGATATGCTTGATCTGGCATATAATTTGGATGAGTTCACTGTTTTCTACAATGGTCCCAAGTGTGGAGCATCTGCTCCTGACCATGTTCATTTTCAGGCTGGAAGCAAAGGATTTCTTCCTATTGAGAAAGAATGGAGAATGTTTGCTGACTCTGAAGCTCTTGAATATCAATCAGCAAAGTTGTTTCTCCTTAATAGTTATTTGAGAGGGACTCTAGTCATAGAATCGGAATCTAAAGATAGTGCAGTTAATTTGTTTGAGCAGATATACTCTTCTCTTGAAGTAAAACCAGGTGAAGGTGAACCAATGATGAACATCCTGGCTTGGTTTGAGTCAGACAAATGGGTGATCTGCATATTTCCCCGTACTTTACACCGTCCTTCCTGTTATACAGCTCAGGGTGATGAAAATATATTAATTAGTCCGGCTTCCGTAGATATGGGAGGCGTATTTATCACTCCGTTGGAAAAAGATTTTGAAAAGGTTTCAGCCCAAAATATATGTGACATCTTGCAAGAGGTATGCATGGATGAGACTATGTTACAAGAAATAGTTGAGCGCTTAAAAACAACACTATGA
- a CDS encoding glycosyltransferase family 2 protein — translation MKTSINCFIPFMGTAQAEQTIQNLKSSELVNKIYLLVTDKIEEQIEGCEKLLVSSLNSTSAIREIAKRSDADFSLIYTKYTSLELGMFALERMLHIAEDSAAGMVYADHYQVIGESRNLCPVIDCQFGSLRDDFNFGSVLLYKAEVLKAAANEMTTDYSFAGLYDLRLKVSQKAPLVHINEYLYSEVEHDTRKSGEKIFDYVDPKNRGVQIEMEAACTAHLKEIEGYLAPDFKKIEFNAGDFEFEASVLIPVRNRIRTVEDAIRSVLSQKTNFKFNLIVVDNFSTDGTTEAINKFASDERLIHIIPERKDLGIGGCWNLGAHHPKCGKFVIQLDSDDVYSGEDTLQKMVDAFYEQNCAMVVGTYMMTDFNMNMIAPGIIDHKEWTPDNGRNNALRINGLGAPRAFYTPVLRDIKVPNTSYGEDYALGLNISREYQIGRVYDVVYMCRRWDDNSDASLDVVKMNGHNTYKDRIRTWELQARIALNKKK, via the coding sequence ATGAAGACCTCGATTAATTGTTTTATCCCTTTTATGGGTACTGCACAAGCAGAACAAACTATACAGAATTTAAAATCAAGTGAATTAGTAAATAAGATCTATTTACTTGTTACAGATAAAATTGAAGAACAAATAGAAGGATGCGAGAAACTTTTGGTTTCATCATTGAACTCTACCTCTGCAATCCGTGAAATAGCGAAACGTTCAGATGCAGATTTCAGTCTGATCTATACAAAATATACATCGTTAGAGCTTGGTATGTTTGCCTTGGAACGTATGTTACATATTGCGGAAGATTCTGCTGCCGGAATGGTTTATGCAGATCATTATCAGGTAATAGGAGAATCAAGAAATCTTTGTCCGGTAATTGATTGCCAGTTTGGTAGTTTGCGGGATGATTTTAATTTTGGTTCTGTATTACTTTACAAGGCTGAAGTTCTTAAAGCAGCTGCAAATGAAATGACGACTGACTACTCCTTTGCAGGTTTGTATGATTTACGTTTGAAAGTTTCTCAAAAGGCTCCTTTGGTTCATATCAATGAATACCTTTATTCCGAAGTGGAACATGATACACGCAAAAGTGGTGAAAAGATCTTTGATTATGTAGATCCTAAAAACAGAGGTGTACAGATAGAGATGGAAGCTGCTTGTACTGCTCATTTGAAAGAAATAGAGGGATATCTTGCTCCTGATTTTAAGAAGATAGAGTTTAATGCGGGCGATTTTGAATTTGAAGCTTCTGTTTTAATACCGGTGAGAAACCGTATTCGTACTGTTGAAGACGCGATCCGTTCTGTGTTGAGTCAAAAGACGAATTTCAAATTTAATTTAATCGTGGTTGATAACTTTTCTACAGATGGTACAACCGAAGCTATCAATAAGTTTGCTTCCGACGAACGATTAATTCATATAATTCCCGAACGTAAGGACTTAGGTATTGGTGGCTGCTGGAATCTTGGTGCACATCATCCAAAATGTGGTAAGTTTGTGATTCAGCTAGACAGCGATGATGTTTATAGCGGTGAAGATACTTTGCAGAAGATGGTAGATGCGTTTTATGAACAAAATTGTGCTATGGTAGTTGGAACCTATATGATGACCGACTTTAATATGAATATGATTGCTCCGGGTATTATTGATCATAAGGAATGGACTCCGGATAATGGACGCAATAATGCGCTTCGTATTAATGGATTAGGCGCTCCCCGTGCTTTTTATACTCCAGTGTTGAGAGATATTAAAGTTCCTAATACCAGCTATGGCGAAGATTACGCATTAGGATTGAATATTTCACGTGAATATCAGATTGGTCGTGTATACGATGTGGTTTATATGTGTCGCCGTTGGGATGATAATTCCGATGCATCGTTGGATGTAGTTAAAATGAATGGTCATAATACCTACAAAGACAGAATCCGTACATGGGAGCTTCAAGCCAGAATAGCTTTAAACAAAAAGAAATGA
- a CDS encoding PQQ-binding-like beta-propeller repeat protein, with translation MMKRIFLSALLCLILSSLRGEDFRFALLTDIHVSSDSLAYNDLRRSVEQINKIRNLDFVIVSGDVTEEGDRASLKRVKFLLDQLNVKYYITSGNHETKWSESGATDFSHIFGSDRFKFEHKGFLFLGFNSGPVIRMADGHVSPQDISWMKKELDTVGKEKPVILVTHYPLQDGDVDNWYDVTDAVRPYNIRSVLGGHYHRNLLFSYDGIPGILSRSNLRGKERVGGYSIFQITADSILAYEQKIGEEPRKWAGYSLSRKYYSADNSGYKRPDYSVNNENKQVKEYWKIKTGAGIYSSPVLYNENIYVGDDLGYLSCYVLKNGKKKWSFKSENRIVGTPAVANGIIVFGSADKNIYGVNSKTGKLIWKYTANEAVLGAVTIEDGIAYIGASDHTFRALDVKTGKLRWEFTGVKGYIETRPFLYEGKVIFGAWDNNLYALDKTTGKELWKWNGNLTRMHFSPAAVWPVAANGKVFITDPQRAMTAIDASNGQTVWRTFQSTVRETIGLSADKMRVYSKTMQDSVVCFSTQGNVPKQIWATNVKFGYEHAPSMLVEKDGVVFGSTKSGLIFALDALSGKLLWKHKIGNSLINTVVPLSATGCLFTSTSGEVGILRANFQIK, from the coding sequence ATTATGAAAAGGATCTTTCTATCAGCCCTATTATGTCTTATTCTGAGTTCGTTACGAGGCGAAGATTTCCGTTTTGCATTGTTGACAGATATACATGTAAGTTCAGACTCTCTTGCTTATAATGATTTAAGAAGGTCAGTTGAACAGATTAATAAAATCAGGAATCTTGATTTTGTTATAGTGTCTGGTGATGTAACAGAGGAAGGCGATCGTGCATCATTGAAGAGAGTGAAATTCTTGCTTGATCAACTGAATGTGAAGTATTATATAACATCGGGCAATCATGAAACGAAATGGAGTGAATCAGGAGCTACTGATTTTAGCCATATATTTGGATCTGATCGTTTTAAATTTGAGCATAAGGGGTTCCTTTTTTTGGGGTTTAACTCTGGCCCTGTTATTCGAATGGCCGATGGGCATGTTTCTCCGCAGGATATTTCCTGGATGAAAAAGGAATTGGATACAGTAGGAAAAGAGAAACCTGTTATTCTGGTTACTCATTATCCTTTGCAAGATGGTGATGTAGATAATTGGTATGATGTGACAGACGCAGTTCGTCCATATAATATTCGTTCAGTCTTAGGTGGACATTACCACCGGAATTTGTTGTTCAGTTATGATGGCATTCCTGGAATACTAAGTCGCTCTAACTTAAGAGGGAAAGAGAGAGTAGGAGGTTATTCTATTTTTCAGATAACAGCAGATTCTATTCTGGCTTATGAACAAAAAATAGGCGAAGAACCTCGTAAGTGGGCAGGATATTCATTGAGCAGGAAATATTATTCTGCTGATAATTCAGGTTATAAGCGTCCTGATTATTCTGTAAATAATGAAAATAAACAGGTAAAAGAATATTGGAAGATAAAGACTGGTGCAGGGATTTATTCATCTCCTGTTTTATATAATGAAAATATATACGTAGGAGATGACTTGGGTTATTTAAGTTGCTATGTATTAAAGAATGGAAAGAAAAAGTGGAGCTTTAAATCTGAAAATCGCATAGTGGGAACACCTGCTGTGGCTAATGGAATAATAGTCTTTGGTTCTGCCGATAAAAATATATATGGCGTTAATTCCAAAACAGGGAAACTGATTTGGAAATATACGGCGAATGAAGCTGTCTTGGGTGCAGTAACTATTGAAGATGGAATAGCTTATATTGGAGCTAGTGATCATACTTTTCGTGCGTTGGATGTTAAGACGGGAAAACTCCGGTGGGAATTTACTGGTGTGAAAGGATATATTGAAACCCGACCATTTTTGTATGAAGGCAAAGTGATTTTTGGCGCATGGGATAATAATCTTTATGCTTTGGATAAAACTACTGGCAAAGAACTTTGGAAATGGAATGGTAACCTTACCCGGATGCATTTTTCTCCTGCTGCTGTATGGCCTGTTGCTGCAAATGGGAAAGTATTTATTACTGATCCACAACGAGCAATGACTGCCATTGATGCTAGCAATGGGCAGACTGTGTGGAGAACATTTCAATCGACGGTTAGAGAAACAATTGGACTTTCAGCAGATAAGATGCGGGTATATAGCAAAACGATGCAGGACAGTGTTGTCTGTTTTTCAACCCAAGGAAATGTTCCGAAACAGATATGGGCAACTAATGTAAAGTTTGGGTATGAACATGCTCCTTCAATGTTGGTAGAAAAAGACGGAGTTGTATTTGGCAGTACAAAAAGCGGATTAATTTTCGCCTTGGATGCTTTGTCAGGAAAACTATTGTGGAAGCACAAGATTGGGAACTCACTGATTAATACAGTAGTTCCATTGAGTGCCACAGGATGTTTGTTTACAAGTACAAGTGGTGAAGTTGGAATTCTAAGAGCTAATTTCCAAATTAAATAA
- a CDS encoding xanthan lyase has translation MKPIRNYVFSFIVAGLCCQAAGAQNLSKEVRSAIGVYLTQTSRKNISVGPISIDSVAINNKTIELYANMNCSYIPFREDNVSDIYKHIRQLLPAELAGYNVKLVTDKHTIEDLIPFALRSKRDKKALTFTNSIDKPLVSRLSIPYRPVKGLQNRHIAMWQSHGYYYESKLTRWEWQRARIFQTVEDLYTQSYVLPYLVPMLENAGANVILPRERDVNTSEVIVDNDGSLSCNSKYIEKMASKRWIDGSMVGFAQRKEFYVNNENPFHDGTYRQIETIKKGEESSAEWIPDIPKTGTYAVYVSYKTLENSADDALYTVYHKGGITQFKVNQKMGGGTWIYLGHFNFEAGKTSDSKIVLSNKSSKAGMVITADAVKIGGGYGNIARRISESGTTENAKSSETNAQGEVKPLSKVDYPFEISGYPRYTEAARYWMQWAGFPEDIYSPSKGLNDYTDDYKSRGAWVNYLAGGSQVNPGTEGLHIPVDLSFAFHSDAGTTMNDSIIGTLGIFCTNSDEGKYSNGASRYAARDLTDLVQSQIVNDIRTLYEPNWSRRGMWNQSYFEARLPKVPTMLLELLSHQNFADMRYGLDPRFRFTVSRAIYKGMLQFLSSQYKQKYVVQPLPIDHFNIHFTGSDEVELNWKPVTDPLEPTAVADKYVVYTRIDDGDFDNGVVVNKNNYRVKQISGQIYSYKVTALNDGGESFPSEILSASRLNKEKGTVLVVNGFDRVSAPADFVSDSIAGFNDELDHGVPYKQDICFIGDQTEFRRKIPWMDDDAAGFGASRANYETMVIAGNSFDYPFIHGQSIVKAGYSFVSCSDEAVMDGQINMKDYKSVDLILGKQREVKMGRGGVCSNQFKTFPDKLQSLIKDYCEGNGNIFVSGSFVASDLWDNNAPRQSDKDFAMNVLKYKWRTGQAATTGRVKSVTSPISVFSGKYEYFNELNSESYAVESPDGIEPSVNDSYTVFRYSENNLSAGVAYQGKYKTCILGFPFEAVKNNGDRDRLMRSVLFFFMQNK, from the coding sequence ATGAAACCTATTCGTAATTATGTGTTTAGCTTTATTGTAGCCGGACTTTGTTGTCAGGCCGCCGGAGCGCAGAATCTTTCAAAAGAGGTGCGTTCAGCTATTGGTGTTTATTTAACCCAGACTTCACGGAAGAATATTTCTGTTGGTCCTATCAGTATTGACTCTGTTGCTATTAACAATAAAACGATAGAGCTTTATGCTAATATGAATTGCTCATATATTCCTTTCAGGGAGGATAATGTATCTGATATTTATAAACATATTCGTCAGTTACTTCCTGCTGAATTAGCAGGGTATAACGTAAAGCTTGTGACTGATAAGCACACTATTGAAGACTTAATACCATTTGCTTTGCGTAGTAAAAGAGATAAAAAGGCTCTGACTTTCACGAATAGCATAGATAAACCATTGGTGTCTCGTCTTTCTATTCCTTACAGACCTGTTAAAGGATTGCAAAATCGACATATCGCCATGTGGCAAAGCCATGGATATTATTACGAATCTAAGCTGACTCGCTGGGAATGGCAAAGAGCGCGTATTTTTCAAACTGTTGAAGATCTGTATACACAAAGTTATGTATTACCATATTTAGTTCCAATGCTTGAAAATGCCGGTGCTAATGTAATTCTACCTCGGGAACGTGATGTGAATACTTCAGAAGTAATCGTGGATAACGATGGCTCTCTTAGCTGTAACTCAAAGTATATTGAAAAGATGGCATCGAAGAGATGGATTGATGGTTCAATGGTTGGTTTTGCTCAAAGAAAAGAATTCTATGTCAATAACGAAAATCCTTTTCACGATGGAACTTATCGGCAGATAGAAACGATAAAGAAAGGGGAGGAGAGTTCTGCGGAATGGATCCCTGATATTCCTAAAACTGGAACTTATGCTGTTTATGTTTCTTATAAAACTTTAGAAAACAGTGCGGATGATGCTTTGTATACGGTTTACCACAAGGGCGGCATCACTCAATTTAAGGTTAACCAGAAAATGGGAGGTGGAACCTGGATTTATTTGGGACATTTTAATTTTGAAGCAGGGAAGACCAGTGATTCTAAAATTGTATTGAGCAACAAATCCTCAAAAGCCGGAATGGTTATTACTGCTGATGCTGTTAAAATTGGTGGTGGATATGGAAATATTGCCCGACGTATTTCTGAAAGTGGTACAACGGAAAACGCAAAGAGCTCAGAAACGAATGCTCAGGGAGAGGTTAAACCACTCTCTAAAGTTGATTATCCATTTGAGATAAGTGGATATCCTCGATATACAGAGGCAGCTCGTTACTGGATGCAATGGGCAGGCTTTCCGGAGGATATCTATTCACCAAGCAAAGGATTAAATGACTATACGGATGATTATAAGTCAAGGGGAGCATGGGTGAATTATCTGGCCGGAGGTTCACAGGTTAATCCGGGAACAGAAGGTTTGCATATTCCGGTAGATTTATCTTTTGCTTTTCATTCGGATGCCGGTACAACTATGAATGATTCAATTATTGGTACTCTTGGTATTTTTTGTACAAATAGTGATGAAGGTAAATATAGCAATGGTGCTTCCAGATATGCGGCAAGAGATTTAACTGATCTTGTGCAATCACAGATTGTGAATGATATCCGTACTCTTTATGAACCTAACTGGTCACGAAGAGGTATGTGGAACCAATCCTATTTTGAAGCTCGTTTACCTAAAGTGCCAACCATGCTTCTGGAACTATTGTCTCACCAGAACTTTGCAGATATGCGTTACGGGCTTGATCCAAGATTCAGGTTTACTGTCAGTCGGGCAATCTATAAAGGGATGCTTCAGTTCTTGTCTTCTCAATATAAGCAAAAGTACGTTGTTCAGCCTTTACCTATAGACCATTTCAATATTCATTTTACTGGTTCTGATGAGGTGGAACTTAATTGGAAACCCGTGACCGATCCTTTAGAACCTACAGCTGTTGCTGATAAATATGTTGTATATACCCGAATAGATGATGGCGACTTTGATAATGGAGTTGTAGTTAACAAGAACAATTATCGTGTTAAACAGATTTCCGGACAAATATATAGCTATAAAGTTACTGCATTGAATGATGGTGGTGAAAGTTTCCCTTCTGAAATTCTTTCTGCCAGCAGATTAAATAAAGAAAAAGGAACAGTATTGGTCGTGAATGGTTTTGATAGGGTTAGTGCTCCAGCCGATTTTGTTTCGGATAGTATTGCCGGATTCAATGATGAACTTGATCATGGGGTTCCCTATAAACAGGATATTTGCTTTATTGGAGATCAGACTGAATTCAGGCGTAAAATCCCTTGGATGGATGATGATGCTGCCGGATTTGGTGCTAGTAGGGCAAATTACGAGACAATGGTTATTGCAGGTAACTCATTTGATTATCCTTTCATTCATGGCCAATCTATTGTTAAGGCGGGCTACTCGTTTGTTTCTTGCAGTGATGAGGCTGTAATGGATGGTCAGATTAATATGAAAGATTACAAATCTGTTGATCTCATACTTGGAAAACAACGTGAGGTGAAAATGGGTCGCGGTGGTGTTTGCTCAAATCAGTTCAAAACGTTCCCGGATAAACTGCAGTCTCTTATCAAGGATTATTGTGAAGGAAATGGAAATATATTTGTCTCCGGATCATTTGTTGCATCCGATTTGTGGGATAACAATGCACCTCGACAAAGTGATAAAGATTTTGCTATGAATGTGCTTAAATATAAATGGCGTACCGGCCAGGCAGCTACAACAGGAAGAGTGAAGAGCGTGACATCACCTATCTCTGTTTTTTCAGGTAAATATGAATATTTTAATGAACTTAATTCTGAATCATACGCTGTAGAATCTCCGGATGGTATTGAACCATCTGTAAATGATTCTTATACGGTATTTAGATATTCTGAAAATAATCTGAGCGCTGGTGTGGCTTATCAGGGGAAATATAAAACCTGTATTCTAGGTTTCCCTTTTGAGGCAGTCAAAAATAATGGCGACAGAGATCGGCTAATGAGATCTGTATTATTTTTCTTTATGCAAAATAAGTAA
- a CDS encoding sodium:solute symporter — protein sequence MTPVLVLSTIVCYFIILFAISYIAGRKADNQGFFVGNRKSHWYVVAFAMIGSSISGVTFVSVPGMVAVSNFSYLQMVLGFLTGQFIIAFLLIPLFYKMNLVSIYEYLENRFGVSTYKTGAWFFFVSKMLGAAVRLFLVCVVLQLLIFEPLHLSFFLNVIFTVSLVWLYTFRGGVKALIWTDSLKTLCLVGSVLFCIYYIASELNLTFGGMVSAITDHDYSKMFFFDDVNDKRYFFKQFLAGVFTMIAMTGLDQDMMQRNLSCRNFKDSQKNMITSGILQVFIILLFLVLGVLLYIFASKSGIAIPKKSDELFPLIATHGYFPQIVGVLFIVGLISAAYSAAGSALTALTTSFTIDILGSTRNKSEEETLKTRKRVHVLMSVVMGVVIIVINLLNNTSVIDAVYILASYTYGPILGMFAFGIFIKKQVRDKYVPLVAILSPILCFILQKNSQAWFNGYSFSYELLIFNALFTFIGLTLLIKKQK from the coding sequence ATGACTCCAGTTCTAGTACTATCAACCATTGTTTGCTACTTTATTATCTTATTTGCCATATCATATATTGCAGGCAGAAAAGCAGATAATCAAGGCTTTTTTGTGGGAAACAGAAAATCTCATTGGTATGTAGTGGCCTTTGCAATGATTGGCTCTAGCATATCGGGGGTTACTTTTGTATCTGTTCCGGGAATGGTGGCAGTGAGTAACTTTTCTTATCTTCAGATGGTACTTGGATTCTTAACCGGACAATTTATTATTGCATTTTTACTTATTCCTCTTTTTTATAAAATGAATCTGGTCTCCATTTATGAATATCTGGAAAATCGTTTTGGAGTTTCAACCTATAAAACAGGAGCCTGGTTCTTTTTTGTATCTAAAATGCTGGGCGCAGCAGTTCGTTTATTCCTTGTTTGCGTGGTTCTGCAATTATTGATCTTTGAACCATTGCATCTCTCTTTCTTCTTAAATGTTATTTTTACAGTTTCTTTGGTCTGGCTTTATACCTTCCGGGGCGGGGTGAAAGCTTTGATATGGACAGATTCATTGAAAACTCTCTGTCTTGTGGGTTCTGTTCTTTTTTGTATTTATTATATTGCCTCAGAATTGAATCTCACCTTTGGTGGGATGGTTAGTGCTATTACAGATCATGACTATTCAAAGATGTTCTTCTTTGATGATGTTAATGATAAAAGATATTTCTTTAAACAGTTTCTTGCCGGTGTATTTACAATGATTGCCATGACAGGCCTTGATCAGGATATGATGCAGCGCAATTTAAGTTGCAGGAACTTTAAAGACTCTCAAAAGAATATGATAACAAGTGGTATTTTACAAGTATTTATTATCTTGTTGTTTTTGGTACTTGGAGTGTTACTCTATATTTTTGCTTCAAAATCGGGAATTGCAATTCCCAAGAAGAGTGACGAACTTTTCCCATTGATAGCCACTCATGGTTATTTCCCACAGATTGTAGGAGTTTTGTTTATTGTAGGACTTATTTCTGCGGCTTATTCTGCTGCAGGCTCTGCCCTTACTGCTTTAACAACCTCATTTACTATTGATATTCTTGGTAGTACAAGAAACAAAAGTGAAGAAGAAACATTAAAAACCCGTAAACGGGTTCATGTATTAATGTCTGTTGTGATGGGAGTGGTTATTATTGTTATAAACCTGCTCAATAATACGAGTGTTATTGATGCTGTATATATACTGGCAAGTTATACTTATGGACCAATTCTTGGAATGTTTGCTTTTGGTATCTTCATAAAAAAGCAAGTACGAGATAAATATGTTCCTTTGGTTGCTATTTTATCACCCATTCTTTGCTTTATTCTGCAAAAGAATTCTCAGGCATGGTTCAATGGATATTCCTTCAGTTATGAATTATTGATATTTAATGCTTTATTTACCTTTATTGGCCTTACATTACTGATAAAGAAACAAAAATAG
- a CDS encoding RagB/SusD family nutrient uptake outer membrane protein, whose protein sequence is MKTKYILTLAAAAFMTVGCTDFLDRQPLDQFTDDNLWTSENNVSVFAFSLYNQFEGYGNGNSTKGFYFKQFNDDMVSESFSDFSKNAPASACTYTFDKTINQDVYTGTWAWDAIRKANVLLERVPKVPMSDAAKAHWTGVARFFRAYEYFNKVKNYGDVPWVNKSLDISNGDILYKARDPRTLVMDSVLADLNYACANMYANQGDDRVNRNVALALKSRVCLFEGTFRKYHKIADYEKYLQAAKESSATLINSTYKLCDSYRSIYNSLDLSKNSEIIMYKSYQTGVITHGMSGFLTSSTTIAGLNKGAVESYVCKDGLPISQSTLYKGDNNIANVLSDRDGRLGQTIDNGLCYVNHVYKGTTSTTGYKSFKFVNEDLSSADRLAPNNPTDAPLFWLSEVYLNYAEACAELGTLNQSDLDISINKLRARAGIAPLKVVGGLPYSGTNGDVAINDSKRDTDVNPMIWEIRRERRVELMMDGFRYDDLMRWAKGKYLDTTYNPELFVGANIKETDPNPSTKIIVNAAGYIVAYNTSRAFDENKHYYLPIPTGQITLNPKLTQNTGW, encoded by the coding sequence ATGAAGACAAAATATATTTTAACTCTCGCGGCTGCAGCATTTATGACTGTGGGCTGTACTGATTTCTTGGATAGACAGCCATTAGATCAATTTACTGATGATAATTTATGGACTTCTGAGAATAACGTTAGTGTTTTTGCTTTTAGCCTATATAATCAATTTGAAGGATATGGCAATGGTAACTCAACTAAAGGATTTTACTTTAAGCAGTTTAATGACGATATGGTTTCTGAAAGCTTCTCGGATTTCAGTAAAAATGCACCTGCGTCTGCCTGTACTTATACATTTGATAAAACGATTAATCAAGATGTGTATACAGGAACTTGGGCTTGGGATGCTATTCGTAAAGCTAATGTGCTATTGGAGAGAGTCCCTAAAGTGCCAATGTCAGATGCTGCAAAAGCTCATTGGACTGGAGTTGCCCGATTCTTTAGAGCATATGAATACTTTAATAAAGTAAAGAACTATGGAGATGTACCATGGGTTAACAAGTCTTTAGATATAAGTAACGGTGATATCCTTTATAAGGCTCGTGATCCAAGAACTCTTGTAATGGATAGTGTATTAGCCGATCTTAATTATGCTTGTGCTAATATGTATGCAAATCAAGGAGATGATCGAGTAAATAGAAATGTTGCTTTAGCTTTAAAGTCAAGAGTTTGTTTATTCGAAGGAACATTTAGGAAATATCATAAAATTGCCGATTATGAAAAGTATCTTCAAGCTGCAAAAGAATCTTCTGCAACGTTGATTAATAGCACTTATAAGCTTTGTGATAGTTATCGTTCAATATATAATTCTCTTGATTTATCTAAGAACTCTGAGATTATAATGTATAAATCATATCAGACAGGTGTTATAACTCACGGAATGAGTGGGTTCCTGACAAGTTCTACTACTATTGCAGGATTGAATAAGGGGGCAGTTGAATCTTATGTTTGTAAAGATGGTCTTCCTATTTCTCAGTCTACCTTATATAAAGGAGATAATAACATAGCTAATGTACTTTCTGATCGTGACGGCCGTTTAGGTCAGACTATTGATAATGGTTTATGTTATGTAAATCACGTATACAAAGGAACAACATCGACTACTGGTTATAAGAGTTTTAAATTTGTGAATGAAGACTTAAGTAGCGCAGATAGATTAGCTCCGAATAATCCAACAGATGCTCCATTATTCTGGCTATCAGAAGTCTATTTAAATTATGCTGAGGCATGTGCAGAATTAGGAACTCTGAATCAATCAGATTTGGATATTTCAATTAACAAACTAAGAGCCCGTGCTGGTATTGCTCCATTAAAAGTTGTAGGAGGACTACCATATTCTGGAACAAATGGTGATGTAGCTATTAATGATTCTAAACGTGATACAGATGTTAATCCTATGATTTGGGAAATTAGACGTGAAAGACGAGTTGAACTAATGATGGATGGATTTCGTTATGATGATTTAATGCGTTGGGCAAAAGGTAAGTATCTTGATACTACTTATAATCCAGAATTATTTGTAGGGGCTAATATTAAAGAAACAGATCCTAATCCTAGTACTAAAATAATTGTAAATGCTGCTGGTTATATTGTTGCATATAATACATCTCGTGCATTTGATGAGAATAAGCATTATTATCTGCCAATTCCAACAGGACAAATTACATTGAATCCTAAACTTACACAAAATACAGGATGGTAA